A window of the Bacteriovorax sp. PP10 genome harbors these coding sequences:
- the infC gene encoding translation initiation factor IF-3, whose amino-acid sequence MKDNQNPSPGAFQRPSFNNSNKNQGPRVNEQIRIPECRLLGDDGHAYGVVSMAEARRISDEAGLDLVEVSPTAQPPVVKLIDFGKYKYELQKKAQEAKKKQIVIQLKEIQLRPNIEQGDLDTKLNHCKKFLDQGDKIKISMQFRGREMSYRDAGMAKFKVILAQITEFGATVESEPKMMGNRIIAILASTRKPPVKKAGESDAEHAPTEQKAKKD is encoded by the coding sequence ATTAAAGACAACCAGAATCCAAGTCCAGGTGCATTTCAAAGACCTTCTTTCAACAATTCAAACAAAAACCAAGGTCCACGTGTTAACGAACAAATCAGAATTCCTGAGTGTCGTTTACTAGGGGATGATGGGCACGCTTACGGTGTTGTTTCGATGGCGGAAGCAAGAAGAATTTCTGATGAAGCAGGCCTAGATTTAGTTGAAGTGTCTCCAACGGCACAACCTCCAGTTGTAAAGCTTATTGACTTCGGTAAATACAAATACGAACTGCAAAAGAAAGCTCAAGAAGCGAAGAAAAAGCAGATCGTTATTCAATTAAAAGAAATTCAATTGAGACCAAATATCGAACAAGGTGATTTAGATACAAAGCTAAACCACTGCAAAAAGTTCTTAGACCAAGGTGATAAGATCAAAATCTCTATGCAGTTCCGCGGACGTGAAATGTCGTACCGTGATGCAGGGATGGCGAAATTTAAAGTAATTTTGGCCCAAATCACTGAATTCGGAGCGACTGTAGAGTCTGAGCCGAAAATGATGGGGAATAGAATTATCGCTATTTTAGCTTCAACTCGTAAGCCACCAGTTAAAAAAGCTGGGGAAAGCGACGCTGAACACGCTCCAACTGAGCAAAAAGCTAAAAAGGATTAA
- the rpmI gene encoding 50S ribosomal protein L35 — translation MPKMKTRKSAAKRYSVTGTGKVKRNKCGLRHKLEHKSTKVKNRAGGPALVHQSEHEKVRRMLPYAF, via the coding sequence ATGCCAAAAATGAAAACAAGAAAATCAGCTGCTAAGAGATATAGCGTAACTGGTACAGGTAAAGTTAAGAGAAACAAGTGTGGTCTACGCCATAAACTTGAGCACAAGTCTACGAAAGTAAAAAACAGAGCAGGCGGACCAGCACTAGTTCACCAATCTGAGCACGAAAAAGTAAGAAGAATGTTACCATACGCTTTCTAA
- the rplT gene encoding 50S ribosomal protein L20 has protein sequence MARVRRGFKARRRRNKVLKMAKGYSFDRRTKYKHTAETVKRALHYAYVGRRLLKRDMRKLWVVRISAAARVLETSYSKFMGSMKTNGVTINRKMLAEIAATDFAGFTAIKNSLKK, from the coding sequence ATGGCACGCGTTAGAAGAGGTTTTAAAGCTAGAAGAAGAAGAAATAAAGTTTTAAAGATGGCAAAAGGTTACAGCTTTGACCGTCGTACAAAGTACAAGCACACAGCTGAAACTGTTAAACGTGCTCTACATTACGCTTACGTAGGAAGAAGACTACTTAAGAGAGATATGAGAAAGCTATGGGTTGTCAGAATTTCTGCAGCTGCTAGAGTTCTTGAAACTTCATACTCAAAATTCATGGGTTCAATGAAAACTAATGGTGTAACAATCAATAGAAAAATGCTTGCAGAAATTGCAGCAACTGACTTTGCTGGATTTACAGCAATAAAAAACTCACTTAAGAAGTAA